The Lysobacter gummosus sequence GTAGTTGTAGACCGTGGGGCCGCAGACATACATCGTCGGGCGCGAGGGATCCAGCGGCTGGAAGGGTTCGACCTGCCGCGACAGGCTGTTGTAGAGATGCAGGCTCATGGATAGAAGGCTTGGGGTCGGGTTCATTCTAGCGGTCGTACGTGTTCGCGGACGCGGCGACGGGCGAATATTCCGCCCGAATGCGGTAATTCGGCGAAACCCGGCGGCCCTTGCCGCGTTATCGCCGCCGGCACGGGCGCGAAGCGGCCGCGCAGACCGGCGCGGACCGGGCCTGCGATCCGGGGCGTGGGGCGAGGCCATCGCCAGCAGGGACGGGGCCTAAAGGCGGGATTCAGGCCGTGAGCGGACACTGCTCTTACACTTTATTCACAGTTCCCACTCGCGAGCCCGATGAACCGAATCGCCCTGCAGGTCTCGATCCTGGTGCTGACCGGCGCTGTGGCGGCCCTGTGGACGAAGCCGGCGGCGGCGCAGCAGCACACGGTGATCCAGGCCGAAAACGTGCGTTTCGACTACGCCCAGGTGCTGCGAGTGACCCCGGTCTACCAGACTTTGCGTGCGACCACGGTGGAACAGCAGTGTGATCCCGAGCCCACCGGCAAGGCCGATTCGCGCCTGTCGCGCGTGGTCGGCGCGGTGCGCGAGGCCCTGGGCCGCGAGCGCGATCCCAAGCCCAGCACCGGCGAAAACTGCCGCCCGGTGCCGGTGGAGCGCGAATTCCGCCGGCCGATCGCCTACGACGTGGATTACGTCTACAAGGGCAGCCGGTTCCGCTCGCGCCTGCCCGAAGACCCGGGCAACAAGCTCAAGGTCCGGGTCGCGGTAACCCCGGTCATCGCCCCGACCAGCACCTCGCGCTGAGCGCCGCCTGCCGCGGGGTTCGCGTTTCCGCTCTGCGCGGCTTGCGCCCCGGCCCCGTGCATGCGAGCATTCGCGGCCTCATGAACCCGAACTACGCCGACGCCGATATCCTGACCTCCGCCTACATGGCGGCGGGCATGACCTCGCGCGCGCGCCGACCGTTGCCCTGCCAATCCGCTGGGTGACGGCGCTCGCCGTCGTTCGTGTAACAAGCTGCACACACGAGAAGCCCAGCCTAGCGCTGGGCTTTTTTGTTTTTACCGCCGGGATTCGGGATTGGGGAGTCGGGATTCGTAAAGCAACACTACGGCTTCCTGATCGACCATCGCGCTTCCCATCCTCGCGTCCTAAAGCTGTTGCGAATCCCCAATCCCCAATCTCGAATCCCGAACATGCCCAGACACTTTCTCAACACCCAGGACTGGTCGCGCGCCGACCTCGACGCGCTGCTCGCGCAGGCCGCTGTGTTCAAGCGCAGCAAGCTCGGCGATGAGCTCAAGGGCAAATCGATCGCATTGGTGTTCTTCAATCCGTCGATGCGCACCCGCACCAGTTTCGAGCTGGGCGCGTTCCAACTCGGCGGCCACGCGGTGGTGTTGCAGCCGGGCAAGGACGCGTGGCCGATCGAGTTCGATCTGGGCACTGTGATGGACGGCGATACCGAAGAGCACATCGCCGAAGTGGCCAAGGTGCTGGGCCGTTACGTCGATCTGATCGGCGTGCGCGCGTTCCCGAAGTTCGTGGACTGGGCCAACGACCGCCAGGACAAGGTGCTGGCCAGCTTCGCCAAGTATTCGCCGGTGCCGGTCATCAACATGGAGACCATCACCCATCCCTGCCAGGAACTGGCGCATGCGCTGGCGCTGCAGGAGCACTTCGGCACCCGCGATCTGCGCGGCAAGAAGTACGTGCTGACCTGGACCTATCACCCCAAGCCGCTCAACACCGCGGTCGCCAACTCGGCGCTGACCATCGCCACGCGCCTGGGGATGGACGTGACCTTGCTGTGCCCGACGCCGGAGTACGTGCTCGAT is a genomic window containing:
- a CDS encoding N-acetylornithine carbamoyltransferase, which translates into the protein MPRHFLNTQDWSRADLDALLAQAAVFKRSKLGDELKGKSIALVFFNPSMRTRTSFELGAFQLGGHAVVLQPGKDAWPIEFDLGTVMDGDTEEHIAEVAKVLGRYVDLIGVRAFPKFVDWANDRQDKVLASFAKYSPVPVINMETITHPCQELAHALALQEHFGTRDLRGKKYVLTWTYHPKPLNTAVANSALTIATRLGMDVTLLCPTPEYVLDERYMGWAEQNVAESGGSLKISHDIESAYTGADVVYAKSWGALPYFGNWGPEKPIRDQYKHFIVDEAKMALTNNGVFSHCLPLRRNVKATDGVMDSKQCIAIDEAENRLHVQKAIMAALVGGRD